A genomic window from Fusarium falciforme chromosome 2, complete sequence includes:
- a CDS encoding HET domain-containing protein, whose amino-acid sequence MSQQSPNSTLNPSIVPLSVGFPSNDAGAGPEISYKPLNKGDIRLLMLHPGQEDSQLRAVVYRCPLLVANSFQAISYTWGSSELSHSLWTPEGTIKLSASLHATLRCLRHEKQPVLLWADGVCINQSNETEKSEQIRLLPQVFQRATCVLVCLGSDSKGDSAMEALMQIRVHDTLATLGEEWPKDLAKIPKAWGKASIPPPDDPIWIDIGVLFERPWFERAWIIQELLVATSVRVICGKWMIDWNDLLAVIKIITRESRASLKQALGKAQGKFIRFSTLAMLREREAKHERRPLLDLLEEFRDSKSSIDHDRFFCLLGLAIDGNNKDFVVDYRLSFDVIVRKYAWAFIEQGKVLELLHRAGIDSRKTDYFPSWIPDWTLTKPSSLRTLEAWGMPCASSRRSKPRLDARSMSDLELRLYGIRVDEIEIISKTSNVVDELGLYMDEIDRMIDSSSSHLEGDLKWEVPIAGAWRCRHDGHSMKESYSALRKHLIMDRGDTEAGNAGTKTQELSGNGPRHVDDPRGSLWEKSQDYYLALQGNLTGWKFVVTKRHDVGIAPPTARKADIVFVIDGGVVPFLLRKEEAFGGSFSLVGECYIHGLMHGEAETLRATSEQVISLR is encoded by the coding sequence ATGTCTCAACAATCACCGAATTCTACTCtcaatccatccattgtCCCTCTCTCTGTTGGTTTCCCGAGCAATGACGCCGGTGCCGGTCCCGAAATTTCGTACAAACCGCTAAACAAGGGCGACATCAGACTCCTCATGCTCCACCCAGGTCAGGAAGACTCCCAACTACGAGCTGTTGTTTACCGCTGCCCACTTCTTGTCGCAAACAGCTTTCAAGCAATTTCGTATACATGGGGCAGCAGTGAATTGTCGCATTCACTATGGACTCCTGAGGGTACCATCAAACTGAGCGCCTCTCTTCACGCTACGCTGCGCTGCCTTAGGCACGAGAAGCAGCCAGTACTTCTCTGGGCTGATGGCGTTTGTATCAACCAGAGCAATGAAACTGAGAAGTCTGAGCAGATTCGGCTACTACCACAAGTCTTTCAACGTGCGACATGCGTCTTGGTATGTCTTGGAAGCGATAGCAAAGGCGATAGCGCCATGGAAGCGCTGATGCAGATTCGCGTCCATGACACTCTAGCCACGCTAGGCGAGGAATGGCCCAAGGATCTTGCAAAGATACCTAAGGCCTGGGGGAAGGCAAGCATACCACCACCGGATGATCCAATCTGGATCGACATCGGTGTCCTTTTCGAGAGACCTTGGTTCGAGAGAGCATGGATCATCCAGGAACTACTTGTCGCTACCAGTGTTAGGGTTATCTGCGGGAAGTGGATGATAGACTGGAACGACCTCCTTGCCGTGATCAAAATCATCACACGCGAGTCCCGGGCCTCCCTTAAACAGGCCCTTGGCAAGGCTCAAGGCAAATTCATCCGGTTCTCAACTCTGGCGATGCTTCGCGAGCGCGAAGCCAAGCACGAGCGCCGTCCGCtacttgatcttctcgaGGAGTTCCGAGACTCCAAGTCGTCCATCGACCACGACCGCTTCTTTTGTCTTCTCGGTTTGGCAATAGACGGCAACAACAAGGACTTTGTTGTTGACTACCGTCTCAGCTTTGATGTCATCGTCCGTAAATACGCTTGGGCCTTTATCGAGCAAGGGAAAGTCTTGGAGCTTCTCCACCGAGCGGGAATTGATTCACGCAAGACGGACTATTTCCCATCCTGGATTCCGGATTGGACGCTTACAAAACCGAGCAGTCTGCGCACACTGGAGGCATGGGGCATGCCTTGTGCGTCGTCGAGACGTTCCAAACCTCGCCTTGATGCAAGATCGATGAGCGATTTGGAACTACGGCTGTACGGCATCAGGGTCGACGAAATAGAGATAATCAGCAAGACTTCAAATGTCGTGGATGAGCTGGGTTTGTACATGGATGAGATCGACAGGATGATtgactcttcatcttcccATCTCGAGGGAGACCTCAAATGGGAAGTTCCCATCGCCGGGGCATGGCGCTGCAGACATGATGGCCACTCTATGAAGGAGTCGTACTCGGCATTGCGAAAGCACCTGATCATGGACAGAGGCGATACCGAGGCAGGCAACGCAGGAACCAAGACACAAGAATTGTCTGGCAATGGCCCGCGCCACGTCGACGATCCCAGGGGATCTCTTTGGGAGAAGAGTCAAGACTACTATCTCGCCCTCCAAGGGAACTTGACTGGTTGGAAGTTTGTGGTCACCAAACGACACGACGTCGGCATTGCTCCGCCTACAGCCCGAAAAGCGGATATCGTGTTTGTCATCGACGGCGGCGTGGTGCCATTTCTGCTTAGGAAAGAGGAAGCCTTTGGGGGCTCCTTTTCCCTTGTGGGAGAGTGCTACATTCACGGCTTGATGCATGGTGAAGCAGAAACGCTCCGTGCAACATCAGAGCAAGTAATTTCTCTGCGATGA